A part of Rhopalosiphum maidis isolate BTI-1 chromosome 3, ASM367621v3, whole genome shotgun sequence genomic DNA contains:
- the LOC113557693 gene encoding zinc finger MYM-type protein 1-like has product MSDGRQRLSGAEYRKRKREKEAVIKKQSNSIKKFLTGSSSSLNISNAVVVQPSEVVDSFSVIDATVPSETTVAKSSTENVISTDPAEWPLIINNDFKTLLVEKGPPAPLNANFVFPSDDQGRKFTQFHYKRSMSNGENVTRTWLVYSISNDVIFCFCCKLFDNSNSKLALEGYNDWRHCTQMLKGHETSKNHLTAYSTWLELSLRLKKTKTIDDVNQRILESECRHWNEVLQRIMSVVQFLGHQNLAFRGSSDQLFKHNNGNFLKLIELMAKYDSVMAEHVRRIINSKKNISHYLGKDIQNEMINLLAQSIKSRIVTMVSEAKYYSIILDCTPDISHSELMTIIIRFVSIEDSKVTIREHFLGFISVENSTGENLCDVLLNILRELNIPLSNMRGQGYDNGANMKGVHSGVQRHIRNINPRAFFVPCSAHSLNLVVNDAAKSSKEAVAFFDIIQKVFNFFSASTIRWQILLKHVKELTLKPLSQTRWESRIDALKPFRNYIGEIYDALFEISENINLDPMVKHEAECLCNLIKTFKFICSVVIWYDILNHINPVNKLMQKPNFDISLALGILETLLKHLNELRSEESFEKMIIDSTALATEMGVESVFENSRDLQILLTDGDSTDINGIEMAHELKSVSAMVDDNLTPYELLTFVINAGDFAPNLSIALRILITLPVSVATGERSFSKLKLIKTYLRSTMKNERLCGLAMISIEHEVGQELTEKNRLIDATCYLAKQEFPFRGHDEQITSTNRGNYVELINLMGTLDLKLSGHLSTATVFSGLSGDIQNDLIQSISNVLMKKIALEIKNVDFVSIIMDETTDVVSKSQLSIIFRYMTYEEVQERFLTSVKIDLPNA; this is encoded by the exons ATGTCGGATGGTAGACAGCGACTTTCAGGTGCAGAATATAGGAAAAGAAAACGTGAAAAAGAAgctgtaattaaaaaacagtctaattctatcaaaaaatttttaacggGTTCTTCctcttcattaaatatttcaaatgctGTAGTTGTACAACCTAGTGAAGTTGTTGACTCTTTCTCAGTTATAGATGCCACTGTACCTTCTGAAACTACAGTAGCCAAAAGTTCAACAGAAAATGTTATCAGTACAGACCCTGCGGAATGgcctttaattattaataacgacTTTAAAACATTGTTGGTTGAAAAAGGCCCTCCTGCTCCGTTAAATGCAAATTTTGTATTTCCTTCAGATGATCAAGGACGAAAATTCACACAATTTCATTACAAACGAAGTATGAGTAATGGAGAAAATGTCACAAGAACATGGCTTGTATACTCTATTTCCAATgacgtaatattttgtttttgctgTAAACTATTTGATAATTCAAACTCTAAGTTGGCTTTAGAAGGGTATAATGACTGGAGGCATTGTACACAAATGTTAAAAGGACATGAAACatcaaaaaatcatttgacCGCATATAGTACATGGTTAGAATTGTCATTgaggttaaaaaaaacaaaaacaattgatGACGTAAACCAACGTATTTTAGAATCTGAGTGTAGGCATTGGAATGAAGTTTTACAACGTATCATGTCGGTAGTACAATTTCTCGGTCATCAAAATTTAGCTTTTCGTGGATCATCTGATCAgttattcaaacataataatggaaattttttaaaattaattgaacttATGGCTAAGTATGATTCTGTGATGGCTGAACATGTaagaagaataattaatagtaaaaaaaatataagccaTTATTTAGGAAAAGATATTCAAAATgagatgattaatttattagctcAGTCTATTAAGTCTCGCATAGTTACTATGGTTAGCGAAGcgaagtattatagtattatactagatTGTACTCCTGATATAAGTCACTCGGAGCTcatgactattattattcgttttgtGTCAATTGAAGATTCAAAAGTTACCATACGTGAACATTTTCTTGGTTTTATTTCAGTTGAAAATAGTACTGGAGAAAATCTATGCGatgtacttttaaatatattacgtgAGCTGAATATACCTTTGAGTAATATGCGAGGACAAGGATATGACAATGGAGCCAATATGAAAGGTGTGCACTCCGGAGTCCAACGGCACATTCGAAATATTAATCCACGTGCATTTTTTGTTCCTTGTAGTGCGCATTCCTTAAATCTTGTTGTAAATGATGCCGCAAAATCTTCAAAAGAAGCTGTAgcgttttttgatataattcaaaaagtattcaactTTTTTTCTGCCTCAACTATTCGTTGgcaaattcttttaaaacatGTTAAAGAACTAACACTCAAACCATTAAGTCAAACCCGGTGGGAAAGTCGAATAGACGCACTTAAACCGTTTCGAAATTACATAGGTGAAATTTATGATGCTTTGTTTGAAAtatcagaaaatataaatttagatcCGATGGTAAAACATGAAGCTGAATGTTTATGTaatcttattaaaacatttaaatttatttgttctgTTGTCATTTGGTACGACATACTTAATCATATAAAtccagttaataaattaatgcaaaAACCAAATTTTGACATATCTTTAGCTTTGGGCATTTTAGAAACtttattgaaacatttaaatgaacTGAGATCTGAAGAATCTTTTGAGAAAATGATTATAGATTCAACAGCACTTGCGACGGAAATGGGAGTAGAGTCTGTTTTTGAGAACTCACGGG ACTTACAAATTCTTCTTACCGATGGTGATTCAACAGATATCAATGGAATTGAAATGGCCCATGAATTAAAGTCAGTATCAGCTATGGTTGATGATAACTTAACACCTTATGAACTCTTAACATTTGTGATAAATGCAGGTGACTTTGCACCAAACCTATCCATTGCCTTACGAATTTTGATAACATTACCAGTATCAGTGGCAACTGGTGAAAGAAGTTTTTCGAAATTGAAACTTATCAAAACATACTTACGCTCAACAATGAAAAACGAACGACTTTGTGGTCTAGCCATGATCTCAATTGAACACGAAGTTGGTCAAGAATTAACAGAGAAAAA CCGATTAATTGATGCAACGTGTTATTTGGCCAAACAAGAGTTTCCGTTTCGTGGACACGATGAACAAATAACTTCCACAAATCGGGGTAATTACgtagaattaattaatttgatggGGACACTTGATCTCAAATTAAGCGGACACCTTTCGACTGCCACTGTTTTTTCTGGACTTTCTGGAGATATACAAAACGATCTTATACAATCAATTTCTAATgttctaatgaaaaaaattgcattagaaataaaaaatgttgattttgtTTCTATAATTATGGATGAAACCACCGACGTCGTTTCGAAATctcaattatcaataatttttcgaTATATGACATATGAAGAGGTACAGGAAAGATTTTTGACGTCAGTCAAGATCGATCTGCCAAATGCTTAG